One genomic region from Henningerozyma blattae CBS 6284 chromosome 2, complete genome encodes:
- the ARO2 gene encoding bifunctional chorismate synthase/riboflavin reductase [NAD(P)H] ARO2 (similar to Saccharomyces cerevisiae ARO2 (YGL148W); ancestral locus Anc_2.318): MSTFGTLFRVTTYGESHCKSVGCIVDGVPPGLTLDESDIQPQLTRRRPGQSKLSTPRNEKDKVEIQSGTEFKKTLGTPISMIVKNEDQRPHDYSEMDDYPRPSHADFTYMEKYHLKASSGGGRASARETIGRVAAGAIAEKFLQQISNVEIVAFVSQIGEVKMDRNPFDKNFHHLLNTITRDKVDATGPIRCPDIEKAPLMVKEIEKYRGQMDSIGGVVTCVVRNVPTGLGEPCFDKLEAMLAHAMLSIPASKGFEIGSGFAGVEIPGSKHNDPFFFDKDSNRLRTVTNNSGGIQGGISNGENIYFSVPFKSAATISQEQHTATFDGKDGVLAAKGRHDPSVTPRAIPIVEAMTALVLADAVLIQKSREFGMNVVH; the protein is encoded by the coding sequence ATGTCTACTTTTGGTACGTTGTTCCGTGTCACTACATATGGTGAATCTCATTGTAAATCTGTCGGTTGTATAGTTGATGGGGTACCACCTGGATTAACTTTGGATGAATCTGATATTCAACCACAATTGACTAGAAGAAGACCTGGTCAATCAAAACTATCCACACcaagaaatgaaaaagataaagTCGAGATTCAATCTGGTACAGAGTTTAAAAAGACTTTGGGTACACCTATTTCCATGATTGTAAAGAATGAAGATCAAAGACCACATGATTATTCAGAAATGGATGATTATCCAAGACCTTCTCATGCTGATTTCACCTATAtggaaaaatatcatttaaagGCTTCCTCGGGTGGTGGTAGAGCTTCTGCTAGAGAAACAATTGGTCGTGTCGCAGCTGGTGCCATTGCTGAAAAATTCTTACAACAAATTTCCAATGTGGAAATTGTTGCCTTTGTAAGTCAAATTGGTGAAGTTAAAATGGATAGAAATCCATTTGATAAGAATTTCCATCACCTATTAAATACTATAACAAGAGATAAAGTTGATGCTACAGGTCCAATTAGATGTccagatattgaaaaagctCCATTAATggttaaagaaattgaaaaatatagagGTCAAATGGATTCTATTGGGGGTGTAGTTACATGTGTAGTGAGAAATGTACCAACTGGGTTAGGTGAACCATGTTTTGATAAGTTAGAAGCTATGTTGGCACATGCCATGTTATCTATCCCAGCTTCCAAGGGGTTTGAAATCGGATCTGGGTTTGCAGGTGTGGAAATCCCTGGTTCTAAACATAATgatccattttttttcgatAAGGATTCTAATAGATTAAGAACTGTCACAAACAATTCTGGTGGGATCCAAGGTGGTATCTCTAATGGTGAAAACATTTATTTCTCAGTTCCATTCAAATCAGCAGCCACTATTTCACAAGAACAACATACTGCTACATTTGATGGTAAGGATGGGGTCTTGGCTGCTAAAGGTAGACATGACCCATCTGTAACTCCAAGAGCTATTCCAATTGTGGAAGCTATGACAGCTTTAGTCTTGGCAGATGCcgttttaattcaaaaatcaAGAGAATTTGGTATGAATGTGGTTCATTAG
- the INO80 gene encoding chromatin-remodeling ATPase INO80 (similar to Saccharomyces cerevisiae INO80 (YGL150C); ancestral locus Anc_2.317), whose translation MSLASLLNKEDRDFTTPMVATTNGSSTSSTSSTSSSSNSNTSTTLSANKSISNTKKINKKPLIQELNNDDDISNSVMEKDNAIVAATTDDIDEVNEEALKKKYLKHLNNNFKKLINRDNLEFNYQNWKYINLQEFELITDWNTMAKEPNALLTSIAELYQLETKEIELLEQRLKQERQRQLELLNNTQVTDTTTIDNSASTTNDKQESPDRPSTSSSSSSSSSNITSDHSATTTTTTNNNIQNHKIDDADNDANNNQSPKKINKDENFETENHKVIENEEDDEDTIHNDDELPEDDMIPLEYTDKDTDDKDFHPSMTKSQINQINSTNTLNKTVTIDSSHNLISKELYKMVNKNKIIKIRKRRFTNAIVTNYQPTNKKIIIKITLKQYHVRRLKKLINDAKKLEEKRLLELELKLEKERKEKLKLEKLAEVQKAKELAELNKNSKNKNKNSEIDNDDDTNSNNNLNNNDSRKRKFVDSDGEGMEGENGNNSIAGNSEGEENDDEYSSMKRKLFKLDLPDYGMNLNVKEAKAIQRHYNNTYISIWKDMARKDSSKMSKLMQQIQSIRSTNFRKTSALCARESKKWQARNFKQLKDFQTRARRGIREMSNYWKKNEKEERDLKKKAEKEALELARKEEEVRENKRQTKKLNFLLTQTELYSHFIGKKIKTDELEGNDGNKTESSTSDHDHVDLENTDSIKTDFKSIDFDNEDDNELRVKAAQNASNALRESREKTRLFDSNTENSMAKSTEGTNTTHVEGEDEDEDLNFQNPTSLGDINIEQPNILACTLKEYQLKGLNWLANLYDQGINGILADEMGLGKTVQSISVLAHLAERYNIWGPFLVVTPASTLHNWVNEITKFVPQFKILPYWGNANDRKTLRKFWDRKNLRYKKESPFHVMITSYQMVVSDASYLQKMKWQYMILDEAQAIKSSQSSRWKNLLSFHCRNRLLLTGTPIQNNMQELWALLHFIMPSLFDSHDEFNEWFSKDIESHAETNTQLNQQQLRRLHMILKPFMLRRIKKNVQSELGDKIEIDLLCDLTQRQEKLYKVLKSQVSSTYDAIEDAAGNDELIADQSLVNTVMQFRKVCNHPDLFERADIASPFSFVNFGKTHSLTREDKVSDILYSTHNPISYYMPRLIFEDILLPNFKNDLEIRDKLLNYKFNVFHQPGNSELSNSLLVNLKRLTGLDSNECSRFAHTPIFMKAIDLLRDEETFPEKLMIYDNEYEDESNHTFDNFKKSLIVVDKQIQISRLSKVCSNGVLNSLMNIRKKVYDNQYFNSLSPSYHPGASAPPISFHVFGSSNATIKTERILFNPIITQALSEIPCQTQYNMLVNKKIPLDHFPVTGLYPEPLNKSFSSYISMPSMDRFITESAKLKRLDQLLVELKKGDHRVLVYFQMTKMMDLMEEYLTYRQYTYIRLDGSSKLEDRRDLVHDWQTKPDIFVFLLSTRAGGLGINLTSADTVVFYDSDWNPTIDSQAMDRAHRLGQTRQVTVYRLLVRGTIEERMRDRAKQKEHVQQVVMEGKTKEDTVKTITEDGKTPEKGSNSKKETSNVEDDETSESNN comes from the coding sequence ATGTCTCTGGCTTCTTTGTTAAATAAAGAGGATAGAGATTTCACCACACCTATGGTAGCTACTACTAATGGTAGTAGTACTAGTAGCACTAGTAGCactagtagtagtagtaatagtaatactTCTACAACGCTATCTGCAAACAAAAGTATTTCTAACACTAAGAAGATCAATAAGAAACCGCTGATACAAGAGCTTAATAACGATGATGATATATCCAACTCAGTTATGGAGAAAGATAATGCAATTGTTGCTGCTACTACtgatgatattgatgaagTGAATGAAGaagctttgaaaaaaaaatatttaaaacatttgaataataatttcaaaaaactCATTAATCGagataatttagaattCAATTATCAGAATTGGAAATATATCAATTTACAAGAATTCGAATTAATAACTGATTGGAATACAATGGCTAAGGAACCTAATGCATTACTAACAAGTATCGCAGAGTTGTATCAATTGgaaacaaaagaaattgaacTTCTGGAACAAAGATTGAAACAAGAAAGACAACGACAATTGGAATTGTTGAATAACACACAAGTTACTGATACCACTACAATTGATAATAGTGCTTCAACTACAAATGACAAGCAAGAATCACCTGATCGGCCATCAACTTCATcctcatcttcttcatcttcttcaaatatcaCTAGCGATCATTCTGCTACGACTACTACaactactaataataatattcaaaatcataaaattgatgatgCTGATAACgatgctaataataatcaatctcctaagaaaattaataaagatgaaaattttgaaacGGAAAATCATAAAGTgatagaaaatgaagaagatgacgAAGATACAATtcataatgatgatgaactACCGGAAGATGATATGATTCCTCTTGAGTATACTGACAAAGATACTGATGATAAAGATTTCCATCCAAGCATGACCAAATCTCAAATCAATCAAATCAATTCTACTaatactttaaataaaactGTCACCATTGATAGTAGtcataatttaatatcaaaagaatTGTACAAGATggttaataaaaataaaattattaagattAGGAAAAGAAGATTTACTAATGCTATCGTAACAAATTATCAAccaactaataaaaaaatcattattaaaattactTTAAAACAATATCATGTTAgaagattgaaaaaattaattaatgatgctaaaaaattagaagaaaaaagattattagaattagaattaaaattagaaaaggaaagaaaggaaaaattaaaattagaaaaattagcTGAAGTACAAAAGGCCAAAGAATTGGCagaattaaataagaatagtaagaataaaaataaaaattctgaaattgataatgatgatgatactAATAGTAACAATAATCTAAATAACAATGATTCaaggaaaagaaaattcgTTGATTCAGATGGCGAAGGTATGGAAGGTGAAAATGGCAACAATAGTATTGCTGGAAATTCAGAAGgtgaagaaaatgatgatgaatattcaagtatgaaaagaaaattatttaaattggaTTTACCTGATTATGGTATGAATTTAAATGTTAAAGAAGCTAAAGCAATTCAAAGAcattataataatacttaTATTTCTATCTGGAAAGATATGGCTCGTAAGGATTCTTCAAAGATGTCTAAATTGATGCAACAAATACAATCAATTAGATCAACAAATTTCAGGAAGACTTCTGCGTTATGTGCAAGagaatcaaaaaaatggcaagcaagaaattttaaacaattaaaagatttccAAACAAGAGCAAGAAGAGGTATTAGAGAAATGTCAAATTATTGGAAGaagaatgaaaaagaagaaagagatttaaagaaaaaggcTGAAAAGGAAGCCCTAGAATTAGCAAGAAAGGAGGAAGAAGTTAgggaaaataaaagacaaactaaaaaattgaatttcttATTAACACAGACTGAATTATATTCACATTTCAttggtaaaaaaattaaaactgATGAATTGGAAGGAAATGATGGTAATAAAACTGAAAGCTCAACATCTGACCATGATCATGTTGATCTAGAGAATACAGATTCGATTAAAACggattttaaatcaattgatttcgataatgaagatgataacGAATTACGTGTCAAAGCTGCTCAAAATGCATCGAATGCTCTTAGAGAATCAAGAGAAAAGACAAGattatttgattcaaatacaGAAAATTCAATGGCTAAATCTACAGAGGGCACAAATACAACTCATGTTGAAggagaagatgaagatgaagatttaaatttccAAAACCCTACTTCCTTAggtgatattaatattgaacAACCAAATATATTAGCTTGTactttaaaagaatatcaATTGAAAGGTTTGAATTGGTTGGCTAATTTATATGATCAAGGTATTAATGGTATTTTGGCAGATGAAATGGGTCTAGGTAAGACTGTTCAATCTATTTCAGTATTAGCACACTTGGCAGAACGTTATAATATTTGGGGTCCATTTTTGGTTGTTACTCCAGCATCAACTTTACATAATTGGGttaatgaaattacaaaatttgtGCCtcaatttaaaatcttgCCTTATTGGGGGAATGCTAATGATCGTAAGACTTTAAGAAAATTTTGGGATAGAAAAAATCTAAGATATAAGAAAGAATCTCCCTTTCATGTTATGATTACATCTTATCAAATGGTAGTATCAGATGCATCTTATTTACAAAAGATGAAATGGCAATATATGATTTTGGATGAAGCACAAGCTATTAAATCGTCTCAATCGTCTCGTTGGAAAAATCTATTAAGTTTCCACTGTCGTaatagattattattaactgGTACTCCAATTCAAAACAACATGCAAGAATTATGGGCTCTATTACATTTCATTATGCCTTCATTGTTTGATTCCCATgatgaatttaatgaatgGTTCTCGAAGGATATTGAGTCTCACGCAGAAACTAATACTCAATTGAATCAACAACAGTTACGTCGTTTACATATGATCTTAAAACCTTTCATGTTAAGACGTATTAAAAAGAATGTTCAATCAGAATTAGgtgataaaattgaaattgatttacTATGTGATTTAACTCAAAgacaagaaaaattatacaaaGTATTAAAATCTCAAGTTTCATCCACATATGATGCAATTGAAGACGCCGCTGGTAACGATGAATTGATTGCTGATCAAAGTTTGGTTAATACAGTTATGCAATTTAGAAAAGTTTGTAATCATCCAGATCTTTTCGAAAGAGCTGATATTGCGTCaccattttcttttgtgaATTTTGGTAAAACTCATTCTCTAACTAGAGAAGATAAAGTCTCGGATATATTATACTCAACACATAATCCTATCAGCTATTATATGCCAAGActaatttttgaagatattttattgcctaatttcaaaaatgatttagaaataaGAGACAAACTActaaattacaaatttaaTGTCTTCCATCAACCTGGTAATAGTGAATTATCCAACTCATTACTAGTTAATTTAAAGAGATTAACTGGATTAGATTCTAATGAATGCTCACGGTTTGCCCATACACCAATTTTCATGAAGGCTATAGACCTTCTAAGAGATGAAGAAACATTCCCTGagaaattaatgatttatgATAATGAGTATGAAGACGAATCAAATCATACTTTTGATAACTTTAAAAAGAGTTTGATCGTGGTCGAcaaacaaatacaaatatctAGATTATCTAAGGTATGCTCTAATGgagttttaaattctttaatgaatattagaaaaaaagtgTATGATAATCAATATTTCAACTCGTTATCTCCAAGTTATCACCCAGGTGCATCAGCACCAccaatttcttttcatgTATTTGGTTCTTCGAATGCAACAATTAAAACtgaaagaatattatttaatccGATTATTACCCAAGCTTTATCAGAAATTCCTTGTCAAACACAATATAATATGCTagttaataaaaagatCCCACTAGATCACTTCCCTGTTACTGGTTTGTACCCAGAGCCATTAAACAAAAGTTTTTCATCATATATTTCTATGCCATCAATGGATAGATTTATTACTGAATCTGctaaattgaaaagattGGATCAATTACTtgttgaattgaaaaagggTGATCATCGTGTATTggtttattttcaaatgacTAAGATGATGGATTTAATGGAAGAATATTTGACTTATAGACAATACACCTATATCCGTTTGGATGGGTCATCTAAGCTAGAAGATCGTCGTGATTTAGTACATGATTGGCAAACGAAACctgatatttttgttttcttgtTAAGTACTAGAGCCGGTGGGTTAGGTATTAATTTAACTTCAGCTGACACCGTTGTATTTTATGATTCAGATTGGAATCCTACTATTGATTCTCAGGCCATGGATAGAGCACATAGATTAGGTCAAACCAGACAAGTTACAGTGTATAGATTATTAGTGCGTGGCACTATTGAGGAAAGAATGAGAGATAGGGCCAAACAAAAAGAACATGTTCAACAAGTTGTTATGGAGGGTAAAACAAAAGAGGATACTGTAAAGACAATTACTGAAGATGGTAAGACCCCCGAAAAAGGAAGTAACtctaaaaaagaaactaGTAATGTAGAAGATGATGAGACATCAGAATCTAATAATTAG
- the LYS5 gene encoding holo-[acyl-carrier-protein] synthase (similar to Saccharomyces cerevisiae LYS5 (YGL154C); ancestral locus Anc_2.314), which yields MDTHLLENKIYLLSLDVDKTFLEESDNFSKTLNLLPENDRNKIQKYRNLDDQYRKLCSKLLQFYGISKITGMRLNKIIFKANQLGKPYLDNGRRVEFNMSTGISNVVMALYAAPDFHKIRPIGVDIIDLDEINSLEDIELLHDSFHEKEIILLESLTNIEEARQYACLFWTLKESYSKMLGSGLSTTLADLDYSSVPLPKNNKVYATSMHIKGRDCIVYIKQSTESNCLISVCIWSDNINPEVSELAIKISEVSDYLRTH from the coding sequence ATGGATACACATTTATTGGAAAACAAAATCTATTTATTATCTCTTGATGTAGATAAAACTTTTCTAGAAGAGAGCGATAATTTCTCAAAGACTTTAAATCTATTACCAGAAAATGAtcgaaataaaatacaaaaatatagGAATTTGGATGATCAGTATCGAAAGCTATGTAGTAAATTACTTCAATTTTATGGAATAAGTAAAATTACTGGGATGCggttaaataaaattatcttcAAAGCTAATCAGCTAGGGAAACCGTACTTGGATAATGGTAGAAGGGTTGAATTTAACATGTCAACTGGGATTTCTAACGTAGTTATGGCATTATATGCAGCTCCTGATTTCCATAAAATACGTCCAATCGGTGTTGATATCATTGATCTAGATGAGATAAATAGTTTAGAAGATATAGAGCTTCTACATGACTCTTTTCATgagaaagaaattattcttttagaaTCTCTTACGAATATAGAAGAAGCAAGACAATATGCTTGCCTCTTTTGGACTTTAAAGGAGAGTTATTCTAAAATGCTTGGAAGTGGCCTTTCAACAACTTTGGCAGATCTAGATTATAGTAGTGTTCCGTTaccaaaaaataacaaagtATATGCCACAAGTATGCATATAAAGGGGCGTGACTGTATCGTATATATTAAACAATCTACTGAAAGCAATTGCCTTATTTCTGTATGTATATGGTCAGATAATATCAACCCTGAAGTTTCAGAGCTAGCTATCAAAATCTCTGAGGTAAGCGATTACCTGAGAACTCATTAA
- the HEM25 gene encoding Hem25p (similar to Saccharomyces cerevisiae YDL119C; ancestral locus Anc_2.313), with amino-acid sequence MGEKPATRASSHFIGGFCGGLVSAVSLQPFDLVKTRLQQDSSGGLIKVVKALGHPKELWRGTIPSALRTSIGSALYLSCLNSIRTSLANKNHEVGVNKSSRLPQLSMSENLFTGAISRGVVGYVTMPITVIKVRYESTMFNYNSLGDAIKHITKTEGLRGFFKGYGATCLRDTPYSGLYVLLYEKSKQMLPIVMPTKFVSYDQTGNFTTSTSTLINAISATTSASLATTITAPFDTVKTRMQLEPSKFKNFYKTLFFITWNEKFINLFSGLSMRLTRKSLSAGIAWGIYEELIKKIM; translated from the coding sequence ATGGGCGAAAAACCAGCTACCCGAGCATCATCACATTTTATTGGAGGCTTTTGTGGAGGTCTAGTATCTGCGGTTTCTCTACAACCGTTTGATCTTGTAAAAACTAGATTACAGCAAGATTCAAGCGGTGGATTAATCAAAGTTGTGAAAGCTCTAGGCCATCCAAAAGAGTTATGGCGCGGTACGATTCCTTCTGCTTTAAGAACATCTATTGGTAGTGCTCTATATTTATCCTGTTTAAACTCAATTAGAACGTCGCTAGCCAATAAGAACCATGAGGTTGGTGTCAATAAAAGTAGTCGTTTACCTCAATTGAGTATGAGTGAGAATCTATTCACGGGTGCCATATCTAGAGGGGTAGTTGGTTATGTTACAATGCCTATTACAGTTATTAAGGTTCGGTATGAATCGACAATGTTTAATTATAACAGCTTGGGAGATGCCATTAAGCATATAACAAAAACGGAGGGTTTACGAGGGTTTTTTAAAGGATATGGAGCTACTTGTCTGAGAGATACTCCCTATTCAGGATTATACGTTTTATTATATGAGAAATCGAAACAAATGTTACCAATAGTGATGCCTACAAAATTTGTTTCTTATGATCAGACAGGAAATTTCACAACTTCAACCTCTACGCTGATTAATGCCATTAGTGCTACTACTTCAGCAAGTTTAGCAACCACAATTACTGCACCATTTGATACTGTTAAGACAAGAATGCAATTGGAACCctccaaatttaaaaatttttataaaacattattttttattacttggaatgaaaaatttattaacttaTTTAGCGGATTAAGCATGAGATTAACTAGAAAGTCGTTAAGTGCTGGGATAGCTTGGGGTATTTATGAAGAGttgattaaaaaaataatgtaa
- the YFH1 gene encoding ferroxidase (similar to Saccharomyces cerevisiae YFH1 (YDL120W); ancestral locus Anc_2.309) produces the protein MLKSGSRLITIKNFSIKSNKLLSTKTIRSLSYIPTRQINNLTSYCSIKQSLTTQYNFHRHYAGFTHGSDIPEEVINMTTREYEVAANQFLDSLLDDLEQLSEDYPTKFSDVELNQGVLTLVFPEVGTYVINKQPPNKQIWLSSPISGPNRFDYIKGNWVSMRNRTKLIDVLNKEISSALPDAEVNLLHD, from the coding sequence ATGTTGAAATCAGGATCACGCCTCATAACTATTAAGAACTTTTctattaaatcaaataaactTTTAAGTACTAAAACTATAAGATCGCTATCTTATATTCCAACAAGACAAATCAATAACCTAACTTCTTACTGTAGCATTAAGCAGTCCTTAACCACACAATACAACTTTCATAGACATTATGCTGGGTTTACACACGGATCTGATATTCCCGAAGAGGTCATCAATATGACCACAAGAGAATATGAGGTTGCTGCAAACCAATTCCTagattcattattagatgatCTTGAGCAATTGAGTGAAGATTACCCCACCAAATTTTCAGATGTGGAACTAAATCAAGGTGTTTTGACCCTTGTTTTTCCAGAAGTTGGAACCTATGTGATCAACAAACAGCCCccaaataaacaaatttgGCTTTCGTCTCCTATATCTGGCCCAAATCGTTTCGATTATATCAAAGGTAACTGGGTATCAATGAGAAATAGGACTAAGTTAATAGACGTATTGAACAAAGAAATTTCCAGTGCACTGCCTGATGCTGAGGTAAACTTACTTCATGACTGA
- the UBP1 gene encoding ubiquitin-specific protease UBP1 (similar to Saccharomyces cerevisiae UBP1 (YDL122W); ancestral locus Anc_2.307), with the protein MIDEKNQDVVLGYAQQDAQEFFQAILAKLEKNVKQIEHIPLKEKNKSNQNNILKSIPFEKLPSDALLGHDHLDKVGTVFIPTDQINPNLIKNNESINSSNTNQLFTPFKLITPLDGIIAERIGCLNCGENGGIRYSVSSSLSLNLPNYTNDSISLYELLSNYTQPEIIEQVNCNRCTLASMYDSINSKLKELTSEDVNINQIDNNTQEDENSTIEKTSMAINDSNNKLKSVLTERLNTISNVLSKPVIDDDSFKTLSTSNMTCQTSKSKQLLISRPPPLLSIHINRSVFDPTTYQIRKNNSRVLFESRLNLNGFCCNIDEINLDARLPMNKRDVTPDEKINESSELLPTPSNSQTPSADFLDSKNEKYLIQIQMNYLMMMMMMK; encoded by the coding sequence ATgattgatgaaaaaaatcaagatGTTGTATTAGGCTATGCTCAACAAGATGCTCAAGAATTTTTCCAAGCTATCTTAGCAAAACTAGAAAAAAATGTGAAACAAATTGAACATATCCCtttaaaggaaaaaaataaatccaatcaaaataatattctaaaatCAATAccctttgaaaaattaccTTCAGATGCATTATTGGGACATGATCATTTAGATAAAGTAGGCACTGTATTTATACCAACTGACCAAATTAatccaaatttaattaaaaataatgaatctattaattcatctaatactaatcaattatttacaccatttaaattaatcaCACCATTGGATGGAATTATAGCAGAAAGAATAGGTTGTCTAAATTGTGGTGAAAATGGTGGCATTAGATATTCTGTTTCTTCAAGTTTAAGTTTAAATTTGCCAAATTATACGAATGATTCAATTAGTTTATATGAActtttatcaaattataCTCAACCGGAAATAATAGAGCAAGTAAATTGTAATAGGTGCACATTAGCATCTATGTATGATTCTATCAATAGTAAATTGAAGGAATTGACCTCTGAAGATGTAAATATCAATCAAATTGACAATAATACTcaagaagatgaaaattctACAATAGAAAAAACAAGTATGGCAATCAATGATTCAAACAACAAATTGAAATCCGTTTTAACCGAAAGGTTAAATACAATCTCTAATGTCTTATCGAAACCAGTAATTGATGATGACTCTTTTAAAACTCTATCAACTAGTAATATGACTTGTCAAACTTCTAAGTCAAAACagttattaatttctaGGCCGCcaccattattatcaatccATATCAATAGATCTGTATTCGATCCCACAACATatcaaattagaaaaaacaaCTCCAGagttttatttgaatcacgattgaatttaaatggCTTCTGTTGtaatattgatgaaattaatttagatGCTCGTTTACCGATGAATAAAAGAGATGTAACACcagatgaaaaaattaatgaatcaAGTGAATTATTACCAACGCCATCAAATTCTCAAACTCCGTCAGCTGATTTCTTAGATTCTAAAAACGAAAAATATCTAATTCAGATTCAAATGAACTatctgatgatgatgatgatgatgaagtaA